From Deferrisoma camini S3R1, the proteins below share one genomic window:
- a CDS encoding PEP-CTERM sorting domain-containing protein: MRSARLVALVIASVMLVPVAAGASVVSFQREFKVDGRDNANATLPAEPTSTPSVVFTDLSDGVEIKMDLGSMARGNDDFQYYVRSWLFNYSGDPTDLEFQYLSDKSDSFTQAATVQTGDFTAPATISNDGGVTRSAPVNEVGNGGTIVTGALGTFDILFDFAFPDVGGWGNWEFDVGEYVTYKVTSKPGSSHTPRAADFMFPSEGGTAMSAVGIWPSCENYEVWYTADAPNVVPEPGTMVLLGTGLLGMGAWVRRQRGAGGPEKGEQG; the protein is encoded by the coding sequence ATGCGGAGTGCGCGACTCGTCGCGTTGGTGATTGCAAGCGTCATGCTGGTCCCGGTCGCGGCAGGGGCGAGTGTCGTGAGCTTTCAGCGGGAGTTCAAGGTGGACGGAAGGGACAACGCGAACGCGACCCTCCCGGCCGAACCGACCAGCACCCCGAGCGTCGTGTTCACGGATCTCTCCGATGGGGTCGAGATCAAGATGGATCTCGGCAGCATGGCGAGGGGAAACGATGATTTCCAGTACTACGTCCGGAGTTGGCTGTTCAACTACTCGGGTGATCCAACAGATCTGGAGTTCCAGTACCTTAGCGACAAGAGCGATTCTTTCACCCAGGCCGCCACCGTCCAGACCGGAGATTTCACCGCTCCCGCGACGATCTCGAACGACGGCGGGGTGACTCGAAGCGCACCGGTGAACGAGGTGGGCAACGGGGGGACCATCGTCACCGGGGCGTTGGGAACGTTCGATATCCTGTTCGACTTTGCGTTCCCTGACGTGGGGGGCTGGGGGAACTGGGAGTTCGACGTGGGCGAGTACGTGACCTACAAGGTCACCTCCAAACCGGGAAGCAGCCACACCCCGCGGGCCGCGGACTTCATGTTCCCCAGCGAAGGGGGCACGGCCATGTCGGCGGTGGGTATCTGGCCTTCGTGCGAGAACTACGAGGTGTGGTACACCGCCGACGCCCCCAACGTGGTCCCGGAGCCGGGCACCATGGTGCTCCTGGGCACGGGCCTCCTGGGCATGGGGGCTTGGGTCCGTCGCCAGAGGGGGGCCGGGGGACCGGAAAAGGGGGAGCAGGGCTGA
- the larB gene encoding nickel pincer cofactor biosynthesis protein LarB produces MTRDQVRRLLESLRAGDTTPDEVLEALAGLPFQDLGFAKVDHHRGLRKGLPEVIYGAGKTPEQVAEIFARLAECSPTVLCTRADGAAWDAVRARTPDAQYHPTARMIVLRKSPPEPKGLVAVAAAGTSDLPVAEEAALTLEAFGSRVERLYDVGVAGLHRLLAHGEVLRRARCVVAVAGMEGALPSVIGGLVAVPVIAVPTSVGYGASFGGIAALLAMLNSCASGVSVVNIDNGFGAGYQAHLINRLAEGRGEDADRGVSGREEKGR; encoded by the coding sequence GTGACCCGCGACCAGGTGCGCAGGCTGCTGGAATCGCTGCGGGCCGGGGACACGACCCCCGACGAGGTGCTCGAGGCCCTGGCGGGGCTGCCGTTCCAGGACCTGGGCTTCGCCAAGGTGGATCACCACCGGGGGCTTCGCAAGGGGCTGCCCGAGGTGATCTACGGCGCGGGCAAGACCCCGGAGCAGGTGGCCGAGATCTTCGCCCGGCTGGCCGAGTGCTCTCCCACGGTGTTGTGCACCCGTGCCGATGGGGCGGCATGGGACGCGGTGCGGGCGCGGACGCCGGACGCCCAATACCACCCCACGGCTCGAATGATCGTGCTCCGGAAGAGCCCTCCCGAGCCGAAGGGCCTGGTGGCCGTGGCCGCGGCCGGCACCTCGGACCTTCCGGTGGCCGAGGAGGCCGCCCTCACCCTCGAGGCGTTCGGAAGCCGGGTCGAGCGGCTCTACGATGTGGGCGTGGCGGGGCTCCACCGCTTGCTCGCCCACGGCGAGGTTCTGCGCCGAGCCCGGTGCGTGGTGGCGGTGGCCGGCATGGAGGGGGCCCTGCCCTCGGTGATCGGCGGCCTGGTGGCCGTACCCGTGATCGCCGTGCCCACCAGCGTGGGCTACGGCGCGAGCTTCGGCGGGATCGCCGCGCTCCTGGCCATGCTGAACTCCTGCGCCTCCGGGGTGAGCGTGGTCAACATCGACAACGGCTTCGGCGCCGGCTACCAAGCCCACCTCATCAACCGTCTGGCCGAGGGAAGAGGCGAGGACGCCGACAGGGGCGTTTCGGGGAGGGAGGAGAAAGGGCGATGA
- the larE gene encoding ATP-dependent sacrificial sulfur transferase LarE produces MTLAEKERRLHAILQDMGGVVIGFSGGVDSSYLYAVAVEVLGERALGVTAVSETYPERERREAEALARALGGRHRRIVSEELDLPAFTRNPPDRCYHCKRELFGRLREVAREEGLPWVADGTNADDRSDHRPGRRAARELGVRSPLEEAGLTKDDIRELSRRRGLPTWDKPAMACLSSRFPYGTPITRPEVARVGRAEEGLRGLGLRVLRVRHHGDVARIEVGPDEFPRVVGDLRDEVVRIVKDAGYAYVALDLQGYRPGALNEVLPPEIREGSP; encoded by the coding sequence ATGACACTAGCCGAGAAGGAGCGCCGTCTGCATGCCATCCTCCAGGACATGGGGGGAGTGGTCATCGGGTTCTCCGGAGGGGTGGACTCCAGCTATCTCTACGCCGTGGCCGTCGAGGTTTTGGGAGAGCGGGCCCTGGGCGTGACGGCCGTGTCCGAGACCTACCCCGAGCGAGAGCGGCGCGAGGCCGAGGCCCTGGCCCGGGCCCTCGGCGGGCGCCATCGCCGGATCGTGAGCGAGGAGCTGGATCTCCCCGCGTTCACCCGCAACCCCCCGGACCGGTGCTACCACTGTAAGCGCGAGCTGTTCGGCAGGCTCCGGGAGGTGGCCCGGGAAGAGGGGCTTCCGTGGGTGGCGGACGGCACCAACGCCGACGATCGGTCCGACCACCGTCCCGGCCGGCGGGCCGCCCGGGAGCTGGGCGTGCGGAGCCCTTTGGAGGAGGCAGGCCTGACCAAGGACGACATCCGCGAGCTGTCGCGCCGCCGGGGGCTGCCCACCTGGGACAAGCCGGCCATGGCGTGCCTTTCCTCGCGGTTTCCCTACGGCACCCCGATCACCCGGCCCGAGGTGGCCCGGGTGGGCCGGGCCGAGGAGGGGCTCCGGGGCCTGGGCCTGCGGGTGCTGCGGGTGCGCCACCACGGGGACGTGGCCCGGATCGAGGTGGGGCCCGACGAGTTCCCCCGGGTCGTCGGAGACCTGCGCGACGAGGTGGTGCGCATCGTGAAGGACGCGGGCTACGCCTACGTGGCCCTGGACCTCCAGGGCTATCGCCCCGGGGCCCTGAACGAGGTCCTGCCCCCCGAGATTCGGGAGGGCTCACCGTGA
- a CDS encoding peroxiredoxin family protein, with the protein MIRRIRWPLGWLVLLALASQGAAQEPAPAQENAPARLRVGDVLPPLAGVDLAGRPVTLKDLAGDGAVVLSFWSVHCRDCVRELDDLRLVGREFRGEDLTLVAVNTDSGLPVNRIAGFVRRYEAARGPLGVAHLLDRDAAILRSLGIRYIPLLVVADRTGRITALVSGYRQGDRERLGRALEEGTVALGAWGTGLRARLVTLLRSQGAGGGVEWGSFRVEAELPRFGLYDASGWIADPVGRADREAESRRVEGVVADRLRVALAQEALASVGVRLPGPDAAARAGEGIRVPESPLAGDGRWARLYADLEFDGLYREEDRQALWTGDVYRAGMVGDVDLGRLRAKLKDLEFPTKPSTIRLEVVTDFDFKARAVLEELRRVSYRLQQVRGEDLIYYGTPGQLAAEIRGLSLGLRIFAEPQGEDRVRVELF; encoded by the coding sequence ATGATCCGGCGGATCCGGTGGCCCCTGGGCTGGCTGGTGTTGCTCGCCCTGGCCAGCCAGGGGGCGGCCCAGGAACCGGCCCCGGCCCAGGAGAACGCGCCGGCGAGGTTGCGGGTGGGCGACGTGCTTCCCCCCCTGGCAGGGGTGGATCTGGCCGGCCGGCCGGTGACGTTGAAGGACCTGGCCGGGGACGGGGCCGTGGTCTTGTCGTTCTGGTCGGTCCACTGCCGGGACTGCGTGCGGGAGCTGGACGATCTGCGGCTGGTGGGCAGGGAGTTCCGGGGCGAGGACCTGACCCTGGTGGCCGTGAACACCGACTCGGGGCTGCCGGTCAACCGGATTGCGGGGTTCGTGCGAAGGTACGAGGCGGCCCGGGGGCCGCTGGGAGTGGCCCACCTGCTGGATCGGGACGCCGCGATCCTCCGGTCGCTGGGCATCCGATACATCCCCTTGCTGGTGGTGGCCGATCGGACCGGCCGGATCACGGCCCTGGTGTCCGGCTACCGGCAGGGGGACCGGGAGCGCCTGGGCCGGGCCCTGGAAGAGGGCACCGTGGCCCTGGGGGCCTGGGGAACCGGGCTGCGGGCCCGCCTGGTCACCTTGCTGCGTAGCCAGGGGGCGGGCGGCGGGGTGGAGTGGGGCAGCTTTCGGGTCGAGGCGGAGTTGCCCCGGTTCGGTCTGTACGACGCGTCGGGCTGGATCGCCGATCCGGTCGGCCGGGCCGACCGGGAGGCCGAGTCGCGCCGGGTCGAAGGGGTGGTGGCCGACCGGTTGAGGGTGGCCCTGGCCCAGGAGGCCCTTGCGAGCGTGGGGGTGCGGCTCCCAGGCCCGGACGCGGCAGCGCGGGCGGGCGAGGGAATCCGGGTTCCGGAGAGCCCCCTGGCGGGTGACGGCCGGTGGGCGCGGCTGTACGCCGACCTGGAGTTCGACGGCCTGTATCGCGAGGAGGACCGACAGGCGCTCTGGACCGGGGACGTGTATCGGGCCGGCATGGTGGGGGACGTGGACCTGGGCAGGCTCCGGGCCAAGCTGAAGGACCTGGAGTTCCCGACGAAGCCGAGCACGATCCGGCTCGAGGTGGTGACCGACTTCGACTTCAAGGCCCGGGCGGTGCTTGAGGAGCTCCGCAGGGTCTCGTACCGGCTCCAGCAGGTACGGGGGGAGGATCTGATCTACTACGGCACCCCCGGGCAGCTGGCCGCCGAGATCCGGGGGCTCTCCCTTGGCCTACGGATCTTCGCGGAACCCCAAGGCGAAGATCGGGTTCGGGTGGAACTGTTCTGA
- a CDS encoding type III PLP-dependent enzyme domain-containing protein produces the protein MPMSADFHHRLSPILPRIAETFGTPFHIYDEIGIRSTGERLKRAFAGVAEFREYYAVKALPNPAVLRIMAEMGFGFDCSSIPEIELARRVGAAGEDILFTSNNTTVEEMEACLAVGGILNLDDVTLIPKVPSMPELICFRYNPGPRRTGNAIIGNPVEAKYGVAHGQIVDAYREARDRGARRFGLHTMICSNERNAGYFVETVRMLLAVVEEVQDALGIRFEFVNMGGGLGIPYRPEDEPLDLESMATRIAGLLEEFGRTHGYVPRLLMESGRYMTGPHGVLVTRCINHKHIYREYVGVDACMSALMRPAIYGAYHHVTVHGKEDAPADTVVDVVGALCENNDKFAVQRALPRIEEGDLVLVHDTGAHGHAMGFNYNGRLRPQELLLRADGTVERIRRAETADDYFATLNFEPEVWRG, from the coding sequence ATGCCGATGTCTGCCGACTTTCACCACAGGCTCTCGCCCATTCTGCCTCGCATCGCCGAGACCTTCGGCACCCCGTTTCACATCTACGACGAGATCGGGATCCGCAGCACGGGCGAGAGGCTCAAGAGGGCGTTTGCGGGGGTGGCGGAGTTTCGGGAGTACTACGCGGTCAAGGCGCTGCCCAACCCGGCGGTGCTCCGGATCATGGCGGAGATGGGGTTCGGGTTCGACTGCAGCTCGATCCCGGAGATCGAGCTGGCCCGGCGGGTGGGGGCGGCCGGGGAGGACATCCTGTTCACCTCCAACAACACCACGGTCGAGGAGATGGAGGCGTGCCTGGCGGTGGGCGGGATCCTCAACCTCGACGACGTGACGCTGATCCCGAAGGTGCCGAGTATGCCGGAGTTGATCTGCTTCCGGTACAACCCAGGGCCGCGGCGCACCGGCAACGCCATCATCGGAAACCCGGTGGAGGCCAAGTACGGCGTGGCCCACGGGCAGATCGTGGACGCCTACCGGGAGGCCCGGGACCGGGGAGCGCGCCGGTTCGGGCTGCACACGATGATCTGCTCCAACGAGCGCAACGCCGGCTACTTCGTGGAGACGGTCCGGATGCTCCTCGCGGTGGTCGAGGAGGTCCAGGACGCCCTGGGGATCCGGTTCGAGTTCGTGAACATGGGGGGCGGGCTGGGCATCCCGTACCGGCCCGAGGACGAGCCCCTGGACCTGGAGTCCATGGCCACGCGGATCGCGGGGCTGCTCGAGGAGTTCGGCCGCACCCATGGGTACGTGCCCCGGTTGCTCATGGAGAGCGGCCGGTACATGACCGGCCCCCACGGGGTCCTGGTGACCCGGTGCATCAACCACAAGCACATCTACCGCGAGTACGTGGGCGTGGACGCCTGCATGTCGGCGCTGATGCGGCCGGCGATCTACGGGGCGTACCATCACGTCACGGTGCACGGTAAGGAGGACGCGCCGGCGGACACCGTGGTGGACGTGGTGGGCGCGCTGTGCGAGAACAACGACAAGTTCGCGGTCCAGCGGGCCCTGCCGAGGATCGAGGAGGGGGACCTGGTGCTCGTCCACGATACCGGGGCCCACGGCCACGCCATGGGGTTCAACTACAACGGCCGGCTCCGGCCCCAGGAGCTGCTGCTGCGGGCCGACGGCACGGTGGAGCGGATCCGGCGGGCCGAAACGGCGGACGACTACTTCGCCACCCTGAACTTCGAGCCCGAGGTGTGGAGGGGGTGA
- a CDS encoding B12-binding domain-containing radical SAM protein has protein sequence MARILLWNSLTTRRRSASDTFFDNGLGVLAAHLEARGHSVWLEDWATDEFFADLTLKPVARLLRPAYGLLLGARRDGPPPVWVKVLGGATMGLQEVQSALQRRAMEARLRDLAWRVVEEGVPIVGVKLWYGEAFGWARRFAELVRERDPEVVLIAGGYHATLYEEEVLRRSPFDLAVRGEGEFALTKILDLIDAMPGAGREAVLEAVASRRFENVLWREPDGTIRKGRKRPVKIVKKAVPRYGDRPGKVRIHVLLESLGCPWGKCHFCVHPHFYKKYAPRPVEDVIAEMQAMVAQGIGIFRFAGSDTPPAFGARIAEGILDAGLQVVYGMGSRAVRNAARPEVFERTVRQYEVMLRSGLRAVFIGGETGHDRINDQVMNKGVTRSELVATARAIREAEARTGIHIDVSLALIYPTPLVEGVTDQEVFEANLELLREFQPDSVMVTPPGPFKHSRWYTEKERFGFEFEESVIPSAMEYEYVLYKPPSLWPRLDIGLQGRSFVRLLEECGRFRKAVEAMGIPTDISDEHFLMLRAAGYEGRDGAEEFKRETLLDIVSCDYRTLLGISRRINAESRRLATASSSGSLEENEKKSSAAA, from the coding sequence ATGGCCAGAATCCTCCTTTGGAACTCCCTCACCACCCGGCGCCGGTCCGCGAGCGACACGTTCTTCGACAATGGTCTCGGGGTGCTGGCCGCCCATCTCGAGGCCAGGGGCCATTCGGTATGGCTGGAGGACTGGGCCACCGACGAGTTCTTCGCCGACCTGACCCTGAAGCCGGTGGCCCGGCTCCTGCGGCCGGCCTACGGCCTGCTGCTGGGCGCCCGGCGCGACGGCCCCCCCCCGGTCTGGGTGAAGGTCCTGGGTGGGGCGACCATGGGGCTCCAGGAGGTGCAGTCCGCCCTCCAGAGGCGGGCCATGGAGGCCCGCCTGCGGGACCTGGCGTGGCGGGTGGTGGAGGAGGGGGTGCCGATCGTGGGGGTCAAGCTGTGGTACGGCGAGGCGTTCGGCTGGGCGCGGCGGTTCGCCGAGCTCGTGCGCGAGCGGGACCCCGAGGTGGTGCTGATCGCCGGGGGGTACCACGCCACCCTGTACGAGGAGGAGGTCCTGCGGCGGAGCCCCTTCGACCTGGCCGTGCGGGGGGAGGGGGAGTTCGCGCTGACCAAGATCCTCGACCTCATCGACGCCATGCCCGGAGCGGGCCGGGAGGCGGTGTTGGAGGCGGTGGCGTCGCGGAGGTTCGAGAACGTGCTGTGGCGGGAGCCGGACGGGACGATCCGGAAGGGCCGGAAACGGCCCGTGAAGATCGTGAAGAAGGCCGTTCCCCGGTACGGAGACCGCCCGGGGAAGGTGCGGATCCACGTGCTGCTGGAGAGCCTCGGCTGCCCCTGGGGCAAGTGCCACTTCTGCGTTCACCCCCATTTCTACAAGAAGTACGCGCCCCGGCCCGTGGAGGACGTGATCGCCGAGATGCAGGCCATGGTGGCCCAGGGCATCGGTATCTTCCGGTTCGCCGGCTCGGACACGCCGCCGGCCTTCGGCGCCCGGATCGCCGAGGGCATCCTGGACGCCGGACTCCAGGTCGTCTACGGCATGGGGAGCCGGGCCGTGCGGAACGCCGCCCGGCCCGAGGTGTTCGAGCGGACGGTCCGCCAGTACGAGGTGATGCTGCGCTCGGGGCTGCGGGCCGTGTTCATCGGCGGGGAGACCGGCCACGACCGGATCAACGACCAGGTGATGAACAAGGGCGTCACCCGCTCGGAACTGGTGGCCACGGCCCGGGCCATCCGGGAGGCCGAGGCCCGCACGGGGATCCACATCGACGTGTCGCTGGCCCTGATCTATCCCACGCCCCTCGTGGAGGGGGTGACCGACCAGGAGGTGTTCGAGGCGAACCTCGAGCTGCTGCGCGAGTTCCAGCCGGACTCGGTCATGGTGACCCCTCCGGGTCCGTTCAAGCACAGCCGGTGGTACACCGAGAAGGAACGGTTCGGGTTCGAGTTCGAGGAGTCGGTGATCCCGTCGGCCATGGAGTACGAGTACGTCCTGTACAAGCCCCCCTCCCTGTGGCCCCGGTTGGACATCGGGCTCCAGGGCCGCAGCTTCGTCCGGTTGCTGGAGGAGTGCGGCCGGTTCCGCAAGGCGGTCGAGGCCATGGGGATCCCCACCGACATCTCGGACGAGCACTTCCTCATGCTCCGCGCGGCCGGGTACGAGGGGCGCGACGGGGCCGAGGAGTTCAAGCGGGAGACCCTGCTCGACATCGTGTCGTGCGACTACCGAACCCTCCTCGGCATCTCCCGGCGGATCAACGCCGAGAGCCGCCGGCTGGCGACCGCGTCGAGCTCCGGAAGCCTGGAGGAGAACGAGAAGAAGTCCTCGGCCGCCGCCTGA